From Camelus dromedarius isolate mCamDro1 chromosome 12, mCamDro1.pat, whole genome shotgun sequence, the proteins below share one genomic window:
- the LOC105098021 gene encoding olfactory receptor 52A5 produces MLIFNGSVFMPSVLTLVGIPGLESVQCWIGIPFCAMYLIAVIGNSLILVIIKYENSLHSPMYIFLAMLGATDIALSTCILPKMLGIFWFHVPEISFEACLLQMWLIHSFQAIESGVLLAMALDRYVAICNPLRHATVFSRQLLTHIGVGVILRAAILIAPSIALIKCHLKHYRTTIISHSYCEHMALVKLATEDVRINKIYGLFVAFTILGFDIIFITLSYVQIFITVFQLPQKEARIKAFNTCIAHICVFLQFYLLAFFSFFTHRFGSHIPPYVHILLSNLYLLVPPFLNPIVYGVKTKQIRDHVLKMFFSKRHLDH; encoded by the coding sequence ATGCTCATATTCAATGGCTCTGTCTTCATGCCTTCTGTACTAACGCTCGTCGGGATTCCTGGACTGGAGTCAGTGCAGTGTTGGATCGGGATTCCATTCTGCGCCATGTACCTTATTGCTGTAATTGGGAATTCCCTAATTTTAGTTATAATCAAATATGAAAACAGCCTCCATAGTCCTATGTACATTTTTTTGGCCATGTTGGGGGCCACAGACATTGCACTTAGTACCTGTATTCTCCCCAAAATGTTAGGCATCTTCTGGTTTCATGTGCCAGAGATTTCTTTTGAAGCCTGTCTTCTCCAAATGTGGCTTATTCACTCATTCCAGGCAATTGAATCAGGTGTCCTGCTGGCGATGGCCCTAGatcgctatgtggccatctgtaacCCCTTGAGACATGCTACTGTCTTCTCTCGACAACTCTTGACTCACATTGGAGTTGGGGTGATACTCAGGGCTGCCATTCTTATAGCACCATCCATAGCGCTTATCAAATGTCATCTTAAACACTACCGAACTACCATCATCTCCCACTCCTATTGTGAGCACATGGCCCTTGTGAAGCTGGCTACTGAAGATGTCCGGATCAACAAGATATATGGTCTTTTTGTTGCCTTCACTATCTTAGGGTTTGACATAATTTTTATCACTTTGTCTTATGTTCAAATCTTTATCACTGTCTTTCAACTGCCCCAGAAGGAGGCACGAATCAAAGCCTTTAATACATGCATAGCCCACATCTGTGTCTTCCTACAGTTCTAtctccttgccttcttctctttcttcacaCATAGGTTTGGTTCTCACATACCACCCTATGTTCATATCCTTTTATCTAACCTTTACCTGCTAGTCCCACCTTTTCTCAATCCTATTGTTTATGGAGTGAAGACTAAACAAATTCGCGatcatgtcctgaaaatgttctTCTCCAAAAGACATCTTGATCATTAG
- the LOC105098020 gene encoding LOW QUALITY PROTEIN: olfactory receptor 52A1-like (The sequence of the model RefSeq protein was modified relative to this genomic sequence to represent the inferred CDS: inserted 1 base in 1 codon; substituted 1 base at 1 genomic stop codon), with protein MKLESRRETVALTYFSCIVRPKDSRSFSNSTVFMPSVLTLLGIPGLESVQCWIAFPFCAMYVIAVIGNSLLXIIIKSEGSLHEPMYIFLGMLGVTDIALSTSIVPKMLGIFWFHVPEIYFDSCLLQMWLIHTLXCTESGILLAMALDRYVAICYPLRHAAIFTHQLVPQTGAVVTLRAAILVAPCMVLIKYRLQFYHTTVISHSYCEHMAIVKLAAEDVQLNKIYGLFEAFIVAGFDLMFITLSYIQMCITVFRLPQKEARLKAFNTCIAHICVFLHFYLLAFFSFTHRFGTHIPSYIHILFSSIYLLVPPFLNPLVCGAKTKQICIHMVKMCS; from the exons ATGAAATTAGAAAGTAGAAGAGAAACAGTAGCACTAACTTATTTCAGTTGCATCGTGAGACCCAAGGACTCTAGGTCCTTTTCCAACAGCACAGTCTTCATGCCCTCTGTGTTGACACTATTAGGGATCCCAGGCCTCGAGTCTGTGCAGTGCTGGATTGCATTTCCATTCTGTGCCATGTATGTCATTGCTGTGATTGGAAATTCCCTGC AGATCATCATCAAATCAGAAGGCAGCCTCCATGAGCCCATGTACATTTTCTTAGGTATGCTCGGAGTCACAGATATTGCACTTAGTACCAGCATTGTGCCCAAGATGCTTGGAATCTTCTGGTTTCATGTACCAGAGATTTATTTTGATTCCTGCTTGCTTCAAATGTGGCTCATCCACACATTATAATGCACTGAATCAGGCATCCTGCTGGCCATGGCCCTGGACCGGTATGTGGCCATCTGTTATCCTCTGAGACATGCTGCCATCTTCACCCACCAGCTAGTCCCTCAAACTGGGGCTGTAGTAACACTCAGGGCTGCCATTCTGGTAGCCCCATGCATGGTGCTGATAAAGTACCGTTTGCAATTTTATCATACAACAGTCATCTCCCACTCCTACTGTGAGCACATGGCCATTGTGAAACTGGCTGCAGAAGATGTCCAGCTTAATAAAATCTATGGCTTGTTTGAGGCCTTCATTGTGGCGGGATTTGACCTCATGTTCATCACATTGTCCTACATACAGATGTGTATCACGGTTTTTCGTCTGCCCCAGAAGGAGGCTAGGTTGAAAGCATTCAATACTTGCATCGCTCACATCTGTGTCTTCCTCCATTTCTACCTTCttgctttcttctccttcacACATAGATTTGGGACTCACATCCCCTCTTACATCCATATCCTCTTTTCTAGCATTTACTTGCTGGTCCCTCCATTTCTCAATCCCCTTGTCTGTGGTGCAAAGACCAAGCAGATCTGTATCCATATGGTAAAAATGTGTTCATAA